The following coding sequences lie in one Aquabacterium olei genomic window:
- the imuA gene encoding translesion DNA synthesis-associated protein ImuA yields MPLSLSTPALPSATAAIRQLEANLPAHVARAMWRGQDLGGAQGETVSSGFAELDAELPGGGWPGQNLIEILQPVHHQAEWRLLSPAVATLLQQGARLLLVGPPHTPGLQGLVPEGVKPQQLVWLQAHTAAERLWAAEQALKAECLSVILLWLPQARPEQLRRLQACASRHAGLCFVIRPLAAQADASAAPLRLRLELGAWPVPMQVQVLKRRGPLHTRPIVLARWPAGLRPLLPAVLPTATPPAPRPMVPTQRPATVASAASRPVLAHALLDRPDSLGLPDRGALVRAAGAQP; encoded by the coding sequence ATGCCGCTCTCGCTTTCAACTCCTGCCTTGCCGTCGGCCACGGCTGCCATCCGGCAGCTGGAAGCCAATCTGCCTGCGCACGTGGCCCGGGCCATGTGGCGCGGCCAGGATCTGGGGGGCGCGCAGGGGGAGACCGTTTCCAGTGGCTTTGCCGAGCTGGATGCCGAGCTGCCCGGGGGCGGCTGGCCAGGCCAGAACCTGATCGAGATCCTGCAGCCGGTGCACCATCAAGCCGAATGGCGGCTGCTGAGCCCGGCGGTGGCCACGCTGTTGCAACAGGGCGCCCGCCTGTTGCTGGTCGGTCCGCCGCACACGCCCGGGCTGCAGGGGCTGGTCCCTGAAGGCGTGAAGCCGCAACAACTCGTGTGGTTGCAGGCGCACACCGCGGCCGAGCGGCTGTGGGCGGCCGAGCAGGCGCTGAAGGCCGAATGCCTCAGTGTCATCCTGCTGTGGCTGCCCCAGGCCCGCCCTGAGCAACTGCGCCGGCTGCAGGCCTGCGCCAGCCGCCACGCGGGGTTGTGCTTCGTCATCCGCCCGCTGGCGGCGCAGGCCGACGCCTCGGCCGCCCCCTTGCGCCTGCGGCTGGAACTGGGGGCCTGGCCGGTGCCGATGCAGGTGCAGGTGCTCAAGCGGCGCGGCCCGCTGCACACCCGGCCAATCGTGCTGGCACGCTGGCCAGCGGGGCTCAGGCCGCTGTTGCCCGCGGTCTTGCCCACCGCCACCCCACCTGCGCCACGGCCCATGGTGCCGACCCAGCGTCCCGCCACGGTGGCCTCGGCCGCCTCTCGCCCTGTTCTTGCCCATGCCCTGCTGGACCGCCCTGATTCCCTCGGCCTCCCTGACCGTGGCGCCCTCGTCAGGGCTGCCGGCGCTCAGCCCTGA
- the ribA gene encoding GTP cyclohydrolase II, whose product MSRPDTDSPTSASALTPVTSALVEFLAEARVPTAHGTFTMKLFREKATGLEHVAMVMGEVAGSALVRVHSECMTGDVFGSLRCDCGPQLHFAMNQIGQKGNGVVVYLRQEGRGIGLANKLRAYQLQDQGMDTVEANQHLGFAADLRNFDVAAQILEQLGVRSVKLMTNNPRKVDTLQAHGVQIEERVPVRSDVQPENERYLGTKARKLGHHIDWLG is encoded by the coding sequence ATGTCCCGTCCTGACACCGACAGCCCCACCTCCGCCAGCGCCCTGACCCCTGTCACCTCGGCCCTGGTCGAGTTCCTGGCCGAGGCCCGTGTGCCGACCGCGCATGGCACCTTCACCATGAAGCTCTTCCGCGAAAAGGCCACTGGCCTGGAGCACGTGGCCATGGTCATGGGCGAGGTGGCCGGCAGCGCGCTGGTGCGCGTCCACTCCGAATGCATGACCGGCGACGTGTTCGGCTCGCTGCGCTGTGATTGCGGCCCCCAGCTCCACTTCGCCATGAACCAGATCGGCCAGAAGGGCAATGGTGTGGTCGTCTATCTGCGGCAGGAAGGGCGCGGCATCGGTCTGGCCAACAAGCTGCGCGCCTACCAGTTGCAGGACCAGGGCATGGACACCGTCGAGGCCAATCAGCATCTGGGCTTTGCTGCCGACCTGCGCAACTTCGATGTGGCCGCGCAGATCCTGGAGCAACTCGGCGTGCGCTCCGTCAAGCTGATGACCAACAACCCGCGCAAGGTCGACACCCTGCAGGCCCATGGCGTGCAGATCGAGGAACGCGTGCCGGTGCGCAGCGACGTCCAGCCCGAAAACGAACGCTACCTGGGCACCAAGGCCCGCAAGCTCGGCCACCACATCGACTGGCTGGGTTGA
- a CDS encoding cation diffusion facilitator family transporter encodes MDLTPQDNPEHDTPERHVVARRSTLVSVVVNVVLTALQVTIGVLAHSQALVADGIHSLSDLVSDFVVLLANRHSRKAADADHHYGHHRYETAASLVLGALLLSVGVGMLWGAVHKLSTPEDIPQVQTVALYVALAALVSKELLFRYMLAAAEKVRSSMLVANAWHARSDAASSLVVAIGIGGNLLGYPLLDPVAALIVGFMVGKMGWDVGWDALHDLMDRSASDEQAEAIRQALVQTPGVLGVHDLRTRKMGDLIMVDAHLEVDGALSVWEGHDIANRARDRVMRQLPVLDVMTHLDPVGVRPTLA; translated from the coding sequence ATGGACCTCACGCCCCAGGACAATCCGGAGCACGACACCCCCGAACGCCACGTCGTGGCACGACGCAGCACGCTGGTCAGCGTGGTCGTCAACGTGGTGCTCACGGCCCTGCAGGTCACCATCGGGGTGCTGGCGCACTCGCAAGCCCTGGTGGCCGATGGCATCCATTCGCTGTCCGATCTCGTCTCCGACTTCGTGGTGCTGCTGGCCAACCGCCACAGCCGCAAGGCCGCCGACGCCGATCACCACTACGGGCACCACCGCTACGAGACAGCGGCCTCACTGGTGCTGGGCGCGTTGCTGCTGAGCGTGGGGGTGGGCATGCTGTGGGGTGCAGTGCACAAGCTGAGCACGCCCGAAGACATTCCTCAGGTGCAGACCGTGGCACTGTATGTGGCGCTGGCTGCGCTGGTGTCCAAGGAACTGCTCTTTCGCTACATGCTGGCCGCCGCCGAGAAGGTGCGCTCCAGCATGCTGGTGGCCAACGCCTGGCATGCCCGCTCGGATGCAGCCTCGTCGCTGGTGGTGGCCATCGGCATTGGGGGCAACCTGCTGGGCTACCCCTTGCTGGACCCGGTGGCCGCACTCATCGTCGGCTTCATGGTGGGCAAGATGGGCTGGGACGTGGGTTGGGATGCCCTGCATGACCTGATGGACCGCTCTGCGTCCGACGAGCAGGCCGAGGCCATTCGCCAGGCGCTGGTGCAGACCCCGGGCGTGCTGGGCGTGCACGACCTGCGTACGCGCAAGATGGGCGACCTGATCATGGTCGACGCCCACCTGGAGGTGGATGGCGCCCTCAGCGTCTGGGAAGGCCACGACATTGCCAACCGCGCCCGCGATCGTGTGATGCGCCAGCTGCCCGTGTTGGACGTGATGACCCACCTGGACCCCGTTGGCGTGCGGCCGACGCTTGCCTGA
- a CDS encoding GGDEF domain-containing protein, whose amino-acid sequence MSSTLPSPAVPASSTPPQGDERATLQRLLDRGFPWMRFPAELEARFQQDMVAQRLQHFLLSGIVALLVYNGFLVVDYLMASDVFWLALQIRLFVFTPLAAAVLWAYWRWGPRILAWRLPVLVEGPVLCSGLMAAASLAFILSSSHTALSHYYHVGFIVVIIYGNIVQRLRFWMAVPFSLLVLAMHLGGIVVLDHMPPRLLGPIVIMVVATIVFTLMANYALERDERRHYLLTLREKALVQELAHTHARLMELSKVDSLTELANRGHFQDYLQQVWRRAAPDRTSLALLMVDVDHFKKYNDRYGHPAGDAALREVARVLGSNLRRPGDLVARYGGEEFVAVLPQSSPETASQVAERVRQAVEGLQVRHEGSSTARVLTVSVGVAHGVAGNLASPEALLKQADQALYQAKREGRNRIRLLMQP is encoded by the coding sequence ATGTCATCTACCCTGCCCTCACCCGCCGTGCCGGCTTCCAGCACACCGCCCCAGGGCGATGAGCGGGCCACCCTGCAACGCCTGCTGGACCGCGGTTTCCCCTGGATGCGCTTCCCCGCCGAACTGGAGGCGCGCTTTCAGCAGGACATGGTGGCGCAGCGCCTGCAGCATTTCCTGCTCAGCGGCATCGTTGCCCTGCTGGTCTACAACGGCTTTCTGGTGGTCGACTACCTCATGGCGAGCGATGTTTTCTGGCTCGCCCTGCAGATCCGCCTGTTCGTCTTCACGCCGCTGGCGGCGGCGGTGCTGTGGGCCTACTGGCGCTGGGGCCCCCGGATTCTCGCCTGGCGTCTGCCGGTGCTGGTCGAAGGGCCGGTGCTGTGCAGCGGACTGATGGCCGCGGCCAGCCTGGCCTTCATTCTGTCGAGCTCGCACACGGCATTGAGCCACTACTACCACGTGGGCTTCATCGTCGTGATCATCTACGGCAACATCGTCCAGCGTCTGCGGTTCTGGATGGCCGTGCCGTTCTCGCTGCTGGTTCTGGCCATGCACCTGGGCGGGATCGTGGTGCTGGACCACATGCCCCCCCGACTGCTCGGGCCCATCGTCATCATGGTGGTGGCCACCATCGTCTTCACCCTGATGGCGAATTACGCGCTGGAGCGTGACGAGCGCCGCCATTACCTGCTGACGCTGCGCGAAAAGGCCCTGGTGCAGGAGCTGGCGCACACGCATGCGCGGCTGATGGAGCTCAGCAAAGTCGACAGCCTGACCGAGTTGGCCAACCGAGGGCATTTTCAGGACTACCTGCAGCAGGTGTGGCGCCGCGCCGCGCCCGACCGCACCTCACTGGCATTGCTGATGGTGGATGTGGACCACTTCAAGAAGTACAACGACCGGTACGGGCATCCCGCGGGGGACGCGGCGCTGCGTGAAGTGGCCAGGGTGCTGGGCAGCAACCTGCGCCGCCCGGGCGATCTGGTCGCCCGGTATGGCGGCGAGGAGTTCGTGGCCGTGCTGCCCCAGTCCTCGCCCGAGACCGCCAGCCAGGTGGCCGAGCGGGTGCGCCAGGCGGTCGAGGGCCTGCAGGTGCGTCACGAGGGGTCGTCCACCGCCCGGGTGCTGACGGTGAGCGTGGGCGTGGCCCACGGCGTGGCCGGCAACCTGGCTTCACCCGAGGCGCTGCTCAAGCAGGCCGATCAGGCGCTCTATCAGGCCAAGCGCGAGGGGCGCAACCGCATCCGTCTGCTGATGCAGCCTTGA
- a CDS encoding GGDEF domain-containing protein, whose amino-acid sequence MDRAATQPDRPAPRPAVEGLALPDLVDGLIDHGWRGLRFPGELEGRFQRDVAPERMRQLLVNSALVAVAYNLMLVSDWLMVPDQFDLALRLRLLVYTPLMFAAIFVLTRIDLPRVREGVAATSGIVASLISAWLCVASTDELAPAYLVSLTSILTFCSGVARMRFGPALVMDVVVVGCCAVSAWFMRDRAPVALMVPVMLTVTSTAVFTLYGCYTMEKDMRRNWLMRLRERLLLDELESANAHLEHVSRSDLLTGVANRRHVDDFLSQVWERARVDGTEVSVMMIDVDHFKAYNDMYGHPEGDACLQDVAATLKRRLRRPSDLVGRFGGEEFIAVLTDTPLATAQAAAERIRKGIEGMNRLHSGSSTHAIVTVSIGVACMRPAAPHATPAQLISAADEALYQAKQTGRNRVFAFATAD is encoded by the coding sequence TTGGACCGGGCTGCAACGCAACCCGATCGCCCTGCTCCGCGCCCCGCTGTCGAAGGTCTGGCACTGCCCGACCTGGTCGACGGGCTGATCGACCATGGGTGGCGCGGGCTGCGCTTTCCGGGCGAGCTCGAGGGCCGCTTCCAGCGCGATGTGGCCCCGGAGCGCATGCGCCAGTTGCTGGTCAACAGCGCGCTCGTGGCGGTGGCCTACAACCTGATGCTGGTGTCCGACTGGCTGATGGTGCCCGACCAGTTCGATCTGGCGCTGCGCCTGCGTCTGCTGGTCTACACGCCGTTGATGTTCGCCGCCATCTTCGTGCTCACGCGCATCGACCTGCCGCGCGTGCGCGAGGGCGTGGCCGCCACCTCCGGCATCGTCGCCAGCCTGATTTCGGCCTGGCTGTGTGTGGCCAGCACCGACGAACTCGCCCCGGCCTACCTGGTCAGCCTCACCTCCATCCTCACGTTCTGCAGCGGGGTGGCGCGGATGCGCTTCGGGCCCGCGCTGGTGATGGACGTGGTTGTGGTGGGGTGCTGCGCGGTGTCGGCGTGGTTCATGCGCGACCGCGCCCCGGTGGCCCTGATGGTGCCGGTGATGCTGACGGTCACCTCCACCGCGGTGTTCACGCTGTACGGCTGTTACACCATGGAAAAGGACATGCGCCGCAACTGGCTCATGCGCCTGCGCGAGCGCCTGCTGCTCGACGAACTGGAATCCGCCAACGCCCACCTCGAGCACGTCTCGCGCAGCGACCTGCTGACGGGTGTGGCCAACCGCCGGCACGTCGACGACTTCCTCAGCCAGGTGTGGGAACGTGCCCGGGTGGATGGCACCGAGGTGTCGGTCATGATGATCGACGTGGACCACTTCAAGGCCTACAACGACATGTACGGGCACCCTGAAGGCGATGCCTGCCTGCAGGATGTGGCGGCCACGCTCAAGCGCAGACTGCGCCGCCCCAGCGACCTGGTGGGCCGTTTCGGTGGCGAAGAGTTCATTGCCGTGCTCACCGACACCCCGTTGGCCACTGCCCAGGCCGCCGCCGAGCGCATCCGCAAGGGCATCGAAGGGATGAACCGCCTGCACTCTGGCTCGAGCACGCATGCCATCGTCACCGTGAGCATCGGCGTGGCCTGCATGCGACCCGCGGCGCCCCATGCCACCCCGGCGCAGTTGATCTCTGCGGCTGACGAGGCGCTTTATCAGGCTAAGCAGACCGGTCGCAACCGGGTCTTTGCCTTCGCCACGGCCGATTGA
- a CDS encoding D-alanyl-D-alanine carboxypeptidase family protein, translating to MQAALILAASCLAAPLTAAAQTLVPPPAIEAKAYLLMDFESGQVLMASNADQALPPASLTKMMTSYIVEQALKSGRIKPNDMISVSEHAWCRGSSTESCMYLPLNSQASVMDMLRGIIIQSGNDASKAVAEHLGGTEEAFAQLMNKEAKRLGMTRTQFANATGLPAPNHLASARDLGILARAIIRDSSEYYGIYAEKEFKFNGIKQGNRNALLYTDPTVDGLKTGHTSEAGFCLVASARRNGMRLISVVMGSKSMQSRADQTRAMFNWGFSSFESANLLKAQAPAGVGAVRFGVADQVRAGVARDWSVLVPRGQAAQVRTAVQMQPNLTAPIAKGAVVGKVVASVDGKTLAEQPVVALEAVERAGFFKRSWQQLQGLFR from the coding sequence ATGCAAGCGGCCCTGATCCTGGCCGCATCCTGCCTCGCCGCCCCGCTGACTGCCGCTGCTCAGACCCTGGTGCCGCCGCCGGCCATCGAGGCCAAGGCTTACCTGTTGATGGACTTCGAGTCGGGCCAGGTCCTGATGGCCAGCAACGCCGACCAGGCGCTGCCGCCCGCCTCGCTCACCAAGATGATGACGAGCTACATCGTCGAGCAGGCGCTCAAGAGTGGCCGCATCAAGCCCAACGACATGATCTCGGTCAGCGAGCACGCCTGGTGCCGGGGCTCCAGCACCGAGTCGTGCATGTACCTGCCCCTCAACAGCCAGGCTTCGGTGATGGACATGCTGCGCGGCATCATCATCCAGTCCGGGAACGATGCTTCGAAGGCCGTGGCCGAGCACCTCGGGGGCACCGAAGAGGCCTTTGCCCAACTGATGAACAAGGAAGCGAAGCGCCTGGGCATGACGCGCACCCAGTTCGCCAACGCCACCGGCCTGCCGGCGCCCAACCACCTGGCCTCGGCGCGTGACCTGGGCATCCTGGCGCGCGCCATCATCCGTGACAGCTCCGAGTACTACGGCATCTACGCGGAAAAGGAATTCAAGTTCAACGGCATCAAGCAGGGCAACCGCAACGCCCTGCTCTACACCGATCCCACCGTGGATGGCCTGAAGACCGGTCACACCAGCGAGGCCGGCTTCTGCCTGGTGGCCTCGGCCCGCCGCAACGGCATGCGCCTGATCTCGGTGGTGATGGGCTCGAAGAGCATGCAATCGCGCGCCGACCAGACACGTGCGATGTTCAACTGGGGTTTCAGCTCCTTTGAGAGCGCCAATCTGCTGAAGGCCCAGGCGCCTGCGGGTGTAGGGGCTGTCCGGTTCGGGGTGGCCGATCAGGTGCGTGCCGGTGTGGCGCGCGACTGGTCCGTGCTGGTGCCGCGCGGCCAGGCCGCGCAAGTGCGCACAGCCGTGCAGATGCAACCCAACCTCACCGCGCCGATTGCCAAGGGCGCCGTGGTGGGCAAGGTGGTGGCCTCGGTCGACGGCAAGACGCTGGCCGAACAGCCGGTGGTGGCGCTCGAAGCGGTCGAACGCGCCGGTTTCTTCAAGCGCAGCTGGCAGCAATTGCAAGGCCTGTTCCGGTAA
- a CDS encoding DUF421 domain-containing protein, with protein MDPLEVVLRGTAMYWFLFAMFRFVLRRDVGAVGIADVLLLVIVADAAQNGMSGDYKTVPEGMLLVGTLIGWNVLLDWASFRFTWIRRLAEPPPLLLLRNGRFHRRNMRRELITTEELMAALRQHGVKEPSEVSEAYMEGDGSFSVLTKDKQSAGGGHKGPPGA; from the coding sequence ATGGATCCACTGGAGGTGGTGCTCCGCGGTACGGCGATGTACTGGTTTCTGTTTGCCATGTTCCGCTTCGTGCTGCGGCGTGACGTGGGCGCGGTGGGCATTGCCGACGTGCTGTTGCTCGTCATCGTCGCGGATGCCGCACAGAACGGCATGTCGGGTGATTACAAGACTGTGCCCGAAGGGATGCTGCTGGTGGGCACGCTGATCGGCTGGAACGTGCTGCTGGACTGGGCGAGCTTCCGCTTCACATGGATTCGGCGCCTGGCGGAGCCGCCACCTTTGCTGTTGCTTCGGAATGGCCGGTTCCATCGACGCAACATGCGCCGTGAACTGATCACCACCGAAGAGCTGATGGCCGCCTTGCGCCAGCATGGCGTGAAGGAGCCATCCGAGGTCAGCGAGGCCTACATGGAAGGCGATGGGAGCTTCAGTGTGCTGACCAAGGACAAGCAATCCGCTGGGGGCGGGCACAAGGGGCCACCGGGGGCCTGA
- the treZ gene encoding malto-oligosyltrehalose trehalohydrolase: MPARDCAPVTPGRPLLGARVDSDGTHFRVWAPTARHVHVVCAGPGTPCQRWPLAPEPDGHFSGTLTEIGPGTLYRYQIDDGEPLPDPCSSFQPDGPHGPSRVVDHAAYAWQDDGWPGAPLSGQVIYELHVGTLTPEGTLDAAIARLPDLRELGVTLLELMPLAECVGRWNWGYDGVGLYAPYHVYGDPDALKRFVDAAHALGLGVMLDVVYNHLGPDGNHLPAFSPHYFTGRYANEWGDAFNFDGPDSRPVRDYVIGSACHWIAQYHLDGLRLDATQSMHDASPVHIITELAQQARAAAGARQILLIAENEPQHTCLVRPRSAGGHGLDAMWNDDFHHSARVALTGRHEGYFHDHRGRAQEFVSALRHGFLFQGQHYAWQNQPRGTPTGDVPAAAFVHFLQNHDQVANTFYGQRVHELTSPGRLRALTALMLLGPQTPMLFMGQEFAASAPFTFFADHKPELAEKVFEGRRAFVAQFKPYATPAAQAALLDPADEATFLRCKLDWAERLRHATVLALHRDLLRLRREDRVIAAQDRTMLDGAVLSEHAFVMRWRGGSLGERLLVVNLGDELDFRPGPEPLLAPPESSAWQLTWSSDDPTYGGPGALHPGEDNKGWMLPGESAVLLRAVPCPASNGESR, from the coding sequence ATGCCTGCCCGCGATTGTGCTCCTGTCACGCCTGGCCGCCCGCTGTTGGGCGCCCGCGTGGACTCGGATGGCACGCACTTCCGAGTGTGGGCGCCCACCGCCCGGCATGTTCACGTGGTCTGCGCGGGTCCTGGCACGCCGTGCCAGCGCTGGCCGCTGGCCCCGGAGCCGGACGGCCACTTCAGCGGCACCTTGACTGAAATCGGCCCCGGAACGCTTTACCGATACCAGATCGATGACGGCGAGCCACTCCCGGATCCCTGTTCGTCGTTCCAGCCAGACGGGCCGCATGGCCCCTCGCGGGTGGTCGACCACGCGGCCTACGCCTGGCAGGACGATGGCTGGCCCGGCGCCCCCTTGTCAGGCCAGGTGATCTACGAACTGCATGTGGGCACCCTGACGCCCGAAGGCACGCTCGATGCCGCCATTGCGCGCCTGCCTGACCTGCGGGAACTCGGCGTGACGCTGCTGGAGTTGATGCCGCTGGCCGAGTGTGTCGGGCGCTGGAACTGGGGTTATGACGGCGTCGGCCTGTATGCGCCGTACCACGTGTATGGCGATCCTGACGCGCTCAAGCGCTTCGTGGATGCAGCCCATGCCCTGGGTCTCGGGGTGATGCTCGATGTGGTCTACAACCACCTGGGCCCCGATGGCAACCATCTTCCGGCCTTCAGTCCGCATTACTTCACGGGGCGCTATGCCAACGAATGGGGCGATGCCTTCAACTTCGATGGCCCGGACAGCCGGCCTGTGCGAGATTACGTCATCGGCAGCGCCTGCCACTGGATCGCGCAGTACCACCTGGACGGGCTGCGGCTGGATGCCACGCAGAGCATGCATGACGCCTCGCCGGTGCACATCATCACCGAACTGGCGCAGCAAGCGAGGGCCGCGGCCGGGGCGCGCCAGATCCTGCTCATTGCCGAAAACGAACCGCAGCACACCTGCCTGGTTCGGCCGCGATCGGCTGGTGGCCACGGGCTCGACGCCATGTGGAACGATGACTTCCACCACTCGGCGCGGGTGGCGCTGACCGGACGGCATGAAGGCTATTTTCATGACCACCGCGGACGCGCCCAGGAGTTCGTGTCGGCCCTGCGGCACGGCTTCCTCTTCCAGGGGCAGCACTACGCGTGGCAGAACCAGCCGCGCGGCACGCCGACCGGTGACGTGCCCGCCGCCGCCTTCGTGCACTTCCTGCAGAACCACGACCAGGTGGCGAACACGTTTTATGGCCAGCGCGTGCATGAGCTCACCAGCCCCGGCCGTCTGCGTGCGCTCACCGCGCTGATGCTGCTGGGCCCGCAGACGCCAATGCTGTTCATGGGGCAGGAATTTGCGGCCTCGGCGCCCTTCACGTTCTTTGCGGACCACAAGCCCGAACTGGCAGAAAAGGTGTTCGAGGGGCGTCGCGCCTTTGTCGCGCAGTTCAAGCCTTATGCGACACCGGCTGCACAGGCCGCCCTGCTGGATCCGGCCGACGAGGCCACGTTCCTTCGCTGCAAGCTCGACTGGGCGGAACGCCTTCGTCATGCAACGGTGTTGGCCTTGCACCGGGATCTGCTGCGGCTGCGGCGCGAGGACCGGGTCATCGCAGCCCAGGACCGCACCATGCTGGATGGCGCGGTCCTCAGCGAGCACGCCTTCGTGATGCGCTGGCGCGGCGGCTCACTCGGTGAGCGACTGCTGGTGGTCAACCTGGGTGATGAGCTGGACTTCCGCCCGGGGCCCGAGCCCTTGCTGGCGCCGCCGGAGAGCAGCGCCTGGCAACTGACCTGGTCCAGCGACGATCCCACTTATGGCGGCCCGGGCGCCCTGCACCCGGGTGAAGACAACAAGGGCTGGATGCTGCCCGGCGAAAGCGCCGTGCTGCTGCGGGCAGTGCCCTGCCCCGCCTCGAATGGAGAGTCACGATGA
- a CDS encoding amylo-alpha-1,6-glucosidase translates to MNLQPIEIDWRPGDDVSALRDREWLVTNGLGGFASGSLLGINTRRHHGLFVPNLPNPKGRHILISRFDEEIQARGRQVKIGGAEYLNGHLDTDVHRCLASFRWDHLMPVWRYDINGVVIEKTIVMPHNQNTVCVLYRLLEGEHVELRLRPFLAFRRQDAVLVHEEEWPFTLSFSRGVYEVRRDRTDLALQFGLTPASGGFTCHEVVGQHALYRVEQMRGYDHSEHLYSPGYFSATLHPGQPLTFVATAEGREALKGDGMAAVEHQQRRVERILQMAPPEVVQDPVAAQLAAAADAFIVVPGSRLEEALHARASGDQIRTVIAGYHWFGDWGRDTMISLEGLTLCTGRHAEARAILQTFSHYVRDGLLPNLFPEGEREALYHTVDATLWYFHAIDRYTTCSGDRTLMHELFPVLKQIIEHHVRGTRYGIGLDPQDGLLRAGAQGYQLTWMDAKVDGWVVTPRRGKPVEIQALWHNALRLMVDWSVEVDDPDPRCLRLAEQARASFNRRYWSPTLLHLFDVVDGEAGEEINDVACRPNQVFAMSLRHPVLDRVHWEPVLDTVRRQLLTPWGLRTLAPGHPAYKPTYEGDLRSRDAAYHQGTVWPWLIGHFIQAWLKLHPDRTAARAFLADLPAHLSEAGIGSISEIFDAEPPGLPRGCVAQAWSVAEVLRAWLMTAPAAPSDAAD, encoded by the coding sequence ATGAACCTGCAGCCCATCGAAATCGACTGGCGCCCCGGCGATGATGTGAGCGCCTTGCGTGATCGGGAATGGCTGGTGACCAATGGCCTGGGCGGCTTTGCCTCGGGCAGCCTGCTCGGCATCAACACCCGGCGTCACCATGGGCTGTTCGTGCCGAACCTGCCCAACCCCAAGGGGCGGCACATTCTGATCTCGCGTTTCGACGAAGAGATCCAGGCCCGTGGCAGACAGGTCAAGATCGGCGGCGCCGAGTACCTCAACGGCCACCTCGACACCGACGTGCACCGCTGCCTGGCCAGCTTCCGCTGGGATCACCTGATGCCCGTGTGGCGCTACGACATCAACGGCGTGGTGATCGAGAAAACCATCGTGATGCCGCACAACCAGAACACAGTGTGCGTGTTGTACCGGCTGCTGGAGGGGGAACACGTTGAACTGCGGCTGCGGCCTTTTCTGGCTTTCAGGCGGCAGGATGCGGTGCTGGTGCACGAAGAGGAATGGCCGTTCACGCTGTCGTTCTCGCGCGGGGTGTACGAGGTGCGGCGCGACCGCACCGACCTGGCCCTGCAGTTCGGGCTCACGCCGGCCAGCGGCGGGTTCACGTGCCACGAGGTGGTCGGCCAGCACGCGCTGTACCGCGTCGAGCAGATGCGGGGCTATGACCACAGCGAGCATCTCTACAGCCCGGGCTACTTTTCAGCCACCCTGCACCCGGGGCAGCCGCTTACCTTCGTGGCCACGGCCGAGGGGCGGGAGGCCTTGAAGGGCGACGGCATGGCGGCGGTGGAACATCAGCAACGCCGGGTGGAGCGCATCCTCCAGATGGCGCCACCCGAGGTGGTGCAGGACCCCGTGGCGGCCCAACTTGCTGCCGCCGCAGATGCCTTCATCGTCGTGCCCGGCAGCCGGCTGGAAGAGGCACTGCACGCCCGTGCGAGCGGCGACCAGATCCGCACCGTGATTGCGGGCTACCACTGGTTCGGGGACTGGGGCCGCGACACGATGATCAGCCTGGAAGGCCTCACGCTGTGCACCGGCCGCCATGCCGAGGCGCGCGCCATCCTGCAGACCTTTTCGCACTATGTGCGAGATGGCCTGCTGCCCAACCTCTTTCCAGAAGGCGAGCGCGAGGCGCTGTACCACACGGTCGATGCGACGCTGTGGTACTTCCATGCCATTGACCGCTACACCACGTGCTCGGGGGACCGCACCCTGATGCACGAACTGTTTCCGGTGCTCAAGCAGATCATCGAACACCACGTGCGGGGCACCCGCTACGGCATCGGGCTGGACCCACAGGACGGGCTGCTGAGGGCGGGCGCACAGGGCTATCAGTTGACGTGGATGGACGCCAAGGTGGACGGCTGGGTGGTGACGCCCCGTCGGGGCAAGCCGGTGGAGATCCAGGCCTTGTGGCACAACGCGCTGCGCCTGATGGTCGACTGGTCGGTGGAGGTGGACGATCCCGATCCGCGCTGTCTGCGACTTGCCGAGCAGGCGCGCGCTTCGTTCAACCGCCGTTACTGGTCGCCGACCCTGCTCCATCTGTTCGATGTGGTGGACGGCGAGGCGGGCGAGGAGATCAACGACGTGGCTTGCCGGCCCAATCAGGTGTTTGCCATGTCGCTGCGCCACCCGGTGCTTGACCGGGTGCATTGGGAGCCGGTGCTCGACACCGTACGCCGACAGTTGCTGACGCCCTGGGGTCTGCGGACGCTGGCGCCGGGCCATCCGGCCTACAAGCCGACGTACGAGGGTGACCTGCGGTCGCGGGACGCGGCCTACCACCAGGGCACGGTGTGGCCCTGGCTGATCGGGCACTTCATCCAGGCGTGGCTGAAGCTGCACCCGGATCGCACGGCGGCGCGGGCCTTCCTGGCTGACCTGCCAGCGCATCTCAGCGAAGCAGGCATCGGCAGCATCAGCGAGATCTTCGATGCCGAGCCGCCGGGCCTGCCCCGAGGGTGCGTGGCCCAGGCGTGGAGCGTGGCAGAGGTGTTGCGTGCATGGTTGATGACAGCCCCGGCTGCGCCCTCCGATGCGGCGGACTGA